The Lysobacter oculi genomic sequence CCGCATCCAGCAACGCCTCGATGCGCGAGAACACTTCGGCGCGCGAGAACGGCTTCTTCATGAAATCGTCGGCGCCGATGCGCTGCACGTAGAACTGCTCGGTGGCCTGCGCGTTGCCGCTCATCATGATCACCGGCACGTCGCGGGTGGCGGGCTGGCGGCGCAGGCCGCGCAGCACCTGGAAGCCGTCGCCATCGGGCAGGACGATATCGAGGAAGATCAGCTCCGGTTCGTTTTCCGCGACCCGTGCCAATGCGCTGGCGACATCCACCGCCTCGATCACCTCGTAGCCGTTCTGCCGCAGCATCTTGCGCAGCAGCGCGACGATGGTCGCCGAGTCATCCACCACCAGCACGCGGGTACCGGCACGCGCGTTGACGCGGGCCTTGCCGCGACGTTCGCCGCCGGCCCAGCTGCCATCCACCGACCCGCTTTCGGGCCGGGCCGGAGTGCGCCAACCGCGCAGCTTTTCGAACAACGACATGTGGGATCCCCCCGGAACTTGGTGTCAATGTATCAGCGGATCGGCTCGTCCAACATCAGCTGGCGGACGAAGCGGACCGGCGGCGCGCCGTAGGACAGCACGCGGTCGTGGTAGCGCTTCTGGTCGAAGGCGGCGCCTTCCTTCGCTTCCGCCGCGCGGCGGGTGTCGAAATGCTCCTGCACGCCGACGAAGTAGGTGGGCAGCTGCGCCGAGGTGAGCTGGGCGCGGACCCATTTGCCGGCGGCCTCGCGCTCCTGCTGGAA encodes the following:
- a CDS encoding response regulator — encoded protein: MSLFEKLRGWRTPARPESGSVDGSWAGGERRGKARVNARAGTRVLVVDDSATIVALLRKMLRQNGYEVIEAVDVASALARVAENEPELIFLDIVLPDGDGFQVLRGLRRQPATRDVPVIMMSGNAQATEQFYVQRIGADDFMKKPFSRAEVFSRIEALLDAERRPRRAGQRIGIPEELA